The following are encoded in a window of Qipengyuania soli genomic DNA:
- a CDS encoding fatty acyl-AMP ligase, whose protein sequence is MTDAVLTPTPNDCDLPRRRSDFATFTEAVDYAARSAKGLNFHDMRGTLELVYPFTQMREDALKFARQLVAAGIGKDDRVALVAETSPEFAALFCACVYAGAWPVPLPLPTTFGGKDSYIDQLSVQLESSDPKILIYPGEIGEMAFAAAERQGCAGESWGDFAQRPDPECELPEAQPDDICYLQYSSGSTRFPTGVAVTHKALLHNLYGHATGVNLGENDRVISWLPWYHDMGLVGCFLSPIANQASCDYIKTEHFARRPLAWLELISRNPGNSLSYSPTFGYDICARRISSQSHVGDRFDLSRWRTAGNGADMIRPDVMQSFVNAFAEAGFKASAFTPSYGLAEATLAVTVMPPGEGIRVELVEEERLSGRPRDLSHPARYRAIVNCGKALPGMEVEIRGENGDVRGDHQIGKVWCRGDSVMHSYFRNEEATNDCLVDGWLDTGDMGYLADGYLFIVGRAKDMIIINGKNLWPQDIEWAVEQLPGFNHGDIAAFSIDTEAGEEAPAVLVHCRVSDPDERIKLRDQIADKVRGVTGMSCVVELVPPRTLPRTSSGKLSRAKAKRLYLAGEIQPLDLAA, encoded by the coding sequence ATGACCGACGCCGTTTTGACGCCGACGCCGAACGATTGCGACCTGCCGCGTCGCCGGTCGGACTTCGCGACATTCACCGAGGCGGTGGATTACGCTGCTCGCAGCGCCAAGGGCCTCAATTTCCACGACATGCGCGGGACGCTGGAACTGGTTTACCCGTTTACCCAGATGCGCGAGGACGCGCTGAAATTCGCGCGCCAACTCGTCGCCGCGGGCATCGGCAAGGACGACCGCGTCGCCCTTGTCGCCGAGACCAGTCCCGAATTCGCGGCGCTGTTCTGCGCCTGCGTCTATGCCGGTGCTTGGCCGGTGCCGCTGCCGTTGCCGACCACCTTCGGCGGCAAGGACAGCTATATCGACCAGCTTTCGGTCCAGCTTGAAAGCAGCGATCCTAAAATCCTCATCTACCCCGGCGAAATCGGCGAGATGGCGTTTGCCGCTGCCGAACGTCAGGGTTGTGCGGGCGAAAGCTGGGGAGATTTCGCCCAGCGGCCCGACCCCGAGTGCGAGCTGCCCGAGGCGCAGCCGGACGATATCTGCTATCTCCAGTATTCAAGCGGCTCGACCCGCTTCCCGACCGGCGTGGCGGTGACCCACAAGGCACTGCTCCACAACCTCTACGGCCACGCGACCGGGGTGAACCTGGGCGAGAACGACCGGGTCATCAGCTGGCTGCCGTGGTACCATGACATGGGCCTTGTCGGATGCTTCCTCTCGCCGATCGCCAACCAAGCGAGCTGCGATTACATCAAGACCGAACATTTCGCCCGCCGCCCGCTGGCCTGGCTCGAACTGATCAGCCGCAACCCGGGCAACAGTCTCTCCTATTCGCCGACATTCGGCTACGACATCTGCGCTCGCCGCATCTCGAGCCAGAGCCATGTCGGCGACCGCTTCGACCTGTCGCGGTGGCGCACTGCGGGCAATGGCGCGGACATGATCCGTCCCGACGTCATGCAAAGTTTCGTCAATGCATTCGCCGAAGCCGGGTTCAAGGCCAGTGCCTTCACTCCCAGCTACGGACTGGCCGAAGCGACGCTCGCCGTGACCGTTATGCCGCCGGGCGAGGGCATCCGCGTGGAACTGGTCGAAGAAGAACGTCTTTCGGGACGCCCGCGCGACCTCAGCCACCCGGCCCGCTATCGCGCCATCGTCAACTGCGGCAAGGCGTTGCCGGGTATGGAAGTCGAAATCCGCGGCGAGAACGGCGACGTGCGCGGCGACCACCAGATCGGCAAGGTCTGGTGCCGCGGGGACAGCGTCATGCACTCCTATTTCCGGAACGAGGAAGCGACGAACGACTGTCTCGTCGATGGTTGGCTCGACACGGGCGACATGGGCTACCTTGCCGATGGCTACCTGTTCATCGTCGGCCGGGCGAAGGACATGATCATCATCAACGGCAAGAACCTCTGGCCGCAGGACATCGAATGGGCGGTCGAGCAGCTGCCGGGCTTCAACCACGGCGATATTGCGGCCTTCTCGATCGATACCGAGGCTGGTGAAGAGGCGCCCGCCGTCCTCGTCCATTGCCGCGTCTCCGACCCTGACGAGCGAATCAAGCTGCGCGACCAGATCGCCGACAAGGTCCGCGGCGTCACCGGCATGAGCTGCGTAGTCGAACTGGTTCCGCCGCGCACGCTGCCGCGCACCAGCTCGGGCAAGCTCAGCCGCGCCAAGGCCAAGAGGCTTTACCTCGCCGGAGAGATCCAGCCGCTGGACCTCGCCGCCTGA
- a CDS encoding PAS domain-containing protein: MSETFMAQFAQEADDVLGAILDQTADCIKLLSVEGDIEYVNRNGLRALGLSSSDELVGRRWDEIWPVDGRARVIEAVNRAGRGQNDRFEAYCPIAAGQPRWWDVSVSPIMRADGEISHLLATSRDVTEKVQESLNERRMRERAMLAAERSDSIAREMRHRLKNQLAVVGSVAKLLARHSEGPSDLIDRLENKLQALARAQDLLTVHRDRPVTAKLAIEQVLEASGAGNLIEVSTLPDARLGDDAVQQLALILGELQTNSLKYGALGNDSGKITLTGSLGRDILTLHWHEDCGRPVTKPDYQGSGHMLLTRLGSTSGMSAGVNWHGTGPAVDFHVRVMPD, translated from the coding sequence ATGAGCGAGACATTCATGGCGCAGTTTGCCCAGGAGGCAGACGATGTGTTGGGCGCTATCCTTGATCAGACGGCCGACTGCATCAAGCTCCTCAGCGTTGAAGGTGACATCGAGTATGTGAACCGCAACGGCCTCAGGGCCCTCGGCCTGTCCAGCAGCGACGAACTGGTCGGGAGGCGCTGGGACGAAATCTGGCCGGTGGACGGAAGGGCGCGGGTCATCGAGGCCGTCAATCGCGCGGGCCGGGGGCAGAACGACCGCTTCGAAGCCTATTGCCCGATTGCTGCCGGGCAACCACGCTGGTGGGACGTCAGCGTTTCCCCGATCATGCGAGCCGATGGAGAGATCAGCCACCTGCTCGCCACCTCACGCGACGTCACCGAAAAGGTCCAGGAAAGCCTCAACGAGCGCCGGATGCGCGAACGTGCCATGCTCGCGGCGGAGCGCTCGGACAGCATCGCACGCGAGATGCGGCACCGGCTGAAGAACCAGCTTGCAGTCGTTGGGTCGGTAGCCAAGCTGCTGGCCCGCCATTCGGAGGGTCCAAGCGATCTTATCGATCGGCTGGAGAACAAGCTGCAGGCGCTGGCGCGGGCGCAGGACCTCCTCACAGTCCACCGCGACCGGCCGGTCACTGCCAAGCTCGCTATCGAACAGGTGCTCGAAGCGAGTGGGGCAGGCAACCTTATCGAGGTCAGCACCCTGCCTGACGCACGCCTTGGCGACGATGCGGTCCAGCAGTTGGCGCTGATACTCGGCGAATTGCAGACCAACTCGCTGAAATACGGTGCGCTCGGGAATGATTCCGGAAAGATCACCCTTACCGGCTCACTGGGCCGAGATATCCTCACCCTGCACTGGCACGAGGATTGCGGGCGACCCGTCACCAAGCCCGATTACCAGGGCTCGGGGCATATGTTGCTTACCAGGCTGGGATCGACTTCGGGAATGTCCGCTGGGGTGAACTGGCACGGCACAGGTCCGGCTGTGGACTTTCACGTCCGCGTCATGCCGGACTGA
- a CDS encoding toxic anion resistance protein: protein MSESKTQTATATDFDLSPPDPVPAVAPEKAAGLVPVTDEVKSKLETKVDGFVADLIASDANSPEFGKKVDQLTNMGRKEIMAAAGMSNRFLDRPIRAMDKDEGVGANLAELRRVVEDLDPGKRGKLSGTRKFLGIIPFGNKLTNYFRSYQSAQTHIQSILGNLASGKDELIMDNAAIDVERQKLWEAMGNLEQMIHISKTLDEKLEEKALELDATDPAKAKAVRETALFYVRQRTQDLLTQMAVSVQGYLALDLVKKNNVELVKGVDRASTTTVGALRTAVTVAEAMTNQRLVLGQITALNETTAGIIDSTSTMLRDQTGKIHEQAAASTIPLETLQRAFQNIYDTMDEVDAFKLRALDSMKQTVTLLSSEVEKSKGYIARAEGQNQAQRQVAESGLLSIEG, encoded by the coding sequence ATGAGCGAGAGCAAGACGCAGACCGCAACCGCCACCGACTTCGACCTCAGCCCGCCCGATCCGGTGCCGGCCGTCGCACCGGAAAAGGCGGCGGGCCTGGTGCCCGTGACCGACGAGGTGAAGAGCAAGCTGGAGACCAAGGTCGACGGCTTCGTTGCCGACCTCATCGCATCCGATGCCAATTCACCTGAATTCGGCAAGAAGGTCGACCAGCTCACCAACATGGGCCGCAAGGAAATCATGGCTGCCGCTGGCATGTCCAACCGCTTCCTCGATCGTCCCATAAGGGCAATGGACAAGGACGAAGGCGTCGGTGCGAACCTGGCCGAACTGCGCCGCGTCGTCGAAGATCTGGATCCCGGCAAGCGCGGGAAGCTCTCGGGCACGCGCAAGTTCCTTGGCATCATTCCTTTCGGCAACAAGCTGACCAACTACTTCCGCAGCTACCAGAGTGCGCAGACGCACATCCAGTCGATCCTCGGCAACCTCGCCAGCGGCAAGGACGAGCTGATCATGGACAACGCCGCGATCGACGTCGAACGGCAGAAGCTGTGGGAAGCGATGGGCAATCTCGAGCAGATGATCCACATCTCCAAGACGCTCGACGAGAAGCTCGAGGAGAAGGCGCTCGAACTCGACGCGACCGATCCGGCGAAAGCCAAGGCAGTGCGCGAAACCGCGCTGTTCTACGTCCGCCAGCGCACGCAGGACCTTCTGACCCAGATGGCGGTCAGCGTGCAGGGATATCTCGCGCTCGATCTGGTGAAGAAGAACAATGTCGAGCTGGTCAAGGGCGTCGACCGGGCCAGCACCACCACCGTCGGCGCTCTGCGCACTGCAGTGACCGTGGCCGAGGCGATGACCAACCAGCGGCTCGTGCTCGGGCAGATCACCGCTCTCAACGAGACCACGGCAGGCATCATCGACAGCACCAGCACCATGCTGCGCGACCAAACCGGCAAGATCCACGAACAGGCCGCAGCCAGCACCATTCCGCTCGAGACGCTGCAGCGCGCCTTCCAGAACATCTACGACACGATGGACGAGGTCGACGCCTTCAAGCTGCGCGCGCTCGACAGCATGAAGCAGACCGTGACCCTGCTTTCGAGCGAGGTCGAAAAGTCGAAAGGCTACATCGCCCGCGCCGAAGGTCAGAACCAGGCGCAGCGCCAGGTGGCGGAATCGGGCCTGCTGAGCATCGAGGGCTGA
- a CDS encoding polyhydroxyalkanoic acid system family protein, producing MRVPIPHQLGKDEVRRRLQSRSHEIANYVPGGMADVTTGWPDEDTMNLSVKTMGQGVNGRVLIEDTQVIFEIDLPAALSFVEPMVANAIRSKGQKMLEAKPAD from the coding sequence ATGCGCGTTCCCATTCCCCACCAGCTCGGCAAGGACGAAGTCCGTCGGCGGTTGCAATCGCGTAGCCACGAGATCGCCAACTACGTGCCCGGCGGAATGGCCGATGTCACGACCGGATGGCCGGACGAGGACACGATGAACCTATCCGTCAAGACCATGGGTCAGGGCGTGAACGGACGGGTTCTCATCGAGGATACCCAGGTGATTTTCGAAATCGACCTGCCTGCAGCACTGTCATTTGTCGAGCCGATGGTCGCGAATGCGATTCGCAGCAAAGGGCAGAAGATGCTGGAGGCCAAGCCGGCCGACTGA
- a CDS encoding biliverdin-producing heme oxygenase, with protein MHDALDGMLAPLADGDRYSEFLAIQHAARLPIEDWFDAEIDVLRPPSQTGLIATDLAMLRVGPSRNSPRFCPQSSAEAIGIAWVLAGSSLGNRVILRRRKAYDGGMATCFLADDAMPSFWNALRPRLERPANERDAECALAGARRTFEHFISVAGDNTSKLAA; from the coding sequence TTGCACGACGCGCTTGATGGCATGCTTGCGCCGCTTGCGGATGGCGATCGCTACAGCGAGTTCCTCGCAATCCAGCATGCTGCGCGATTGCCTATCGAAGATTGGTTCGATGCCGAAATCGATGTGCTTCGCCCACCCTCACAGACCGGATTGATCGCGACCGATCTCGCCATGCTCCGTGTGGGACCGTCGAGGAATTCGCCGCGCTTTTGTCCGCAATCGAGCGCAGAAGCGATCGGGATCGCCTGGGTCTTGGCCGGATCCTCGCTCGGCAACCGGGTGATCCTGCGGCGGCGCAAGGCATACGACGGAGGCATGGCCACATGCTTCCTTGCGGATGACGCCATGCCCAGTTTCTGGAACGCCCTGCGCCCGCGTCTGGAACGGCCGGCCAATGAGCGGGACGCGGAATGCGCACTCGCCGGCGCTCGCCGCACCTTCGAACATTTCATCTCTGTCGCTGGCGACAATACTTCGAAGCTCGCTGCATGA
- a CDS encoding HWE histidine kinase domain-containing protein: protein MSEVQEPLSLANCDREPIHQLGKIQDFGALVAVNSDWFIAHRSANLESMLGLDKTVEIGARLSSIIGTNAETRIRSSASILGDKDHVERLFGIDLAGNGNLFDCAVHTSGAFTIIEIEPHTAGDLERQIAMLRPIMARLDKFDRPETLAGEAARQLRMVLGIDRVMVYRFRDDLSGEVIAEAKSDDIEAFYGLRYPKSDIPAQARALYVRNRFRIISDVEAEPVPILPEFSLEGEPLDLSMSTLRAVSPIHIEYLHNMGVGASLSISIIIDGKLWGLFACHHYGPKLLPYSQRTAAELFSELFSLVMERVLAREMSHLQDEGRAVHDRLMRDIAAGTPLTKSLPMIDPIIERIIPHDGASVFVDDIYDSRGAAPSEEEFRAIAPILNAAATSRLLATEELVERIPRAASFADRAVGALVIPISRSPRDYLVLWRKPLKQVVNWAGNPEKPIEYGPNGARLTPRKSFEAWQETVEGRAEPWTPAEQKIAEGLRVTLLEIILRLTDEAVQERAKAQQQQELLIAELNHRVRNILNLIRGLVNQSKAEARDIEAFVDIISGRIGSLAMAHDNITKGNWSSAPLKDLIDSEAKAYLSGQLTERVVVTGPDVEVSPEAYTVLALVLHEMITNSAKYGALSDNSGTVTVAIERDAESDLRISWRETGGPPVKPPKRRGFGSTIIERSIPFELNGKSSVDYKLAGIEAEFCIPARFVEWKSSNTTGKSEARQKAVNPEIGTIPETVLLVEDSMIIALDTEDCLRELGVGDVPVASSVAGALSILSKSAPDIAILDYNLGQENSEEVAAELSRRGIPFWLATGYGEMRDRLDEIGASGLLVKPYGRDELVSILASFKPDEAVDA, encoded by the coding sequence ATGAGCGAGGTTCAGGAACCACTTTCGCTCGCAAACTGTGATCGCGAACCGATCCACCAGCTTGGCAAGATCCAGGATTTCGGTGCGCTCGTGGCGGTCAATTCCGATTGGTTCATTGCCCATCGCTCTGCCAATCTCGAGAGCATGCTCGGCCTCGACAAGACTGTCGAAATCGGAGCCCGGCTGTCTTCGATAATCGGAACCAATGCGGAAACCAGGATCCGCTCTTCCGCGTCGATCCTCGGCGACAAGGATCATGTCGAGCGCCTCTTCGGCATCGACCTGGCCGGTAACGGAAACCTGTTCGATTGTGCGGTCCACACGTCAGGTGCCTTTACCATTATCGAGATCGAGCCGCATACGGCAGGCGACCTCGAACGCCAGATCGCCATGCTGCGTCCGATCATGGCGAGGCTCGACAAATTCGACCGTCCCGAGACGCTGGCGGGTGAAGCCGCGCGGCAGTTGCGCATGGTTCTCGGCATCGACCGGGTCATGGTCTACCGTTTCCGCGACGACCTTTCGGGCGAAGTCATTGCCGAAGCTAAAAGCGACGACATCGAGGCCTTCTATGGCCTTCGCTACCCGAAGTCCGACATTCCCGCCCAGGCGCGCGCGCTATACGTCCGCAATCGCTTCCGCATCATCAGCGACGTCGAGGCGGAGCCGGTCCCGATCCTTCCCGAGTTCTCACTCGAGGGCGAACCGCTCGATCTCAGCATGAGCACGCTGCGCGCGGTCTCGCCGATCCATATCGAATACCTCCACAACATGGGTGTCGGCGCCTCGCTTTCGATTTCGATCATTATCGACGGCAAGCTGTGGGGCCTGTTCGCCTGCCACCATTACGGCCCCAAGCTGCTGCCCTATTCACAGCGCACCGCGGCCGAGCTGTTCTCCGAGCTCTTCTCGCTGGTCATGGAGCGCGTGCTGGCGCGCGAAATGTCGCACCTGCAGGACGAGGGGCGCGCGGTTCACGACCGCCTCATGCGGGACATTGCCGCAGGCACGCCGCTGACCAAGAGCCTGCCGATGATCGACCCGATCATCGAACGGATAATTCCGCACGACGGTGCCAGCGTGTTCGTGGACGATATTTATGATTCGCGCGGTGCTGCACCGAGCGAGGAAGAATTTCGCGCGATCGCACCCATCCTCAACGCCGCAGCCACAAGCCGCCTGCTGGCGACCGAGGAACTTGTCGAACGCATCCCACGTGCGGCGAGCTTCGCCGACCGTGCCGTGGGCGCGCTGGTCATTCCGATCTCGCGCAGCCCGCGCGACTACCTCGTGCTCTGGCGCAAGCCGCTGAAGCAGGTGGTGAACTGGGCTGGCAATCCCGAAAAGCCGATCGAATATGGACCCAACGGTGCCCGCCTGACCCCGCGCAAGAGCTTCGAGGCGTGGCAGGAAACCGTCGAAGGTCGGGCGGAGCCGTGGACCCCCGCCGAACAGAAGATTGCCGAGGGCCTGCGCGTCACCCTGCTCGAAATCATCCTGCGGCTCACCGACGAGGCCGTGCAGGAGCGAGCCAAGGCGCAGCAGCAGCAGGAACTGCTGATCGCGGAACTCAATCACCGCGTCCGCAACATTCTCAACCTCATTCGCGGCCTGGTGAACCAGTCGAAGGCGGAGGCGAGGGATATCGAGGCATTCGTCGACATCATCAGCGGTCGCATCGGTTCGCTCGCCATGGCGCACGACAACATCACCAAGGGCAACTGGTCGTCTGCCCCGTTGAAGGATCTCATCGACAGCGAAGCCAAGGCATACCTCAGCGGCCAGCTGACCGAGCGGGTCGTCGTCACGGGCCCCGATGTCGAAGTCTCGCCGGAAGCCTACACCGTCTTGGCGCTGGTGCTCCACGAGATGATCACCAATTCGGCGAAATACGGTGCGCTGAGCGACAACTCCGGCACTGTAACCGTCGCCATCGAACGGGACGCGGAGAGCGATCTGCGGATTTCCTGGCGCGAGACTGGCGGACCGCCGGTCAAACCGCCCAAGCGGCGCGGGTTCGGCAGCACCATCATCGAACGCTCGATCCCGTTCGAACTGAACGGCAAGTCCTCTGTCGACTACAAGCTCGCCGGAATCGAAGCGGAATTCTGCATTCCCGCTCGTTTCGTCGAGTGGAAATCTAGCAATACCACAGGGAAGAGCGAGGCTCGTCAGAAAGCCGTGAATCCCGAGATCGGCACAATCCCGGAAACCGTCCTGCTGGTCGAAGACAGCATGATCATCGCCCTCGATACCGAGGATTGCCTGCGCGAACTGGGTGTCGGTGATGTGCCGGTTGCAAGTTCCGTGGCGGGTGCCCTCAGCATCCTTTCGAAGTCGGCGCCCGACATCGCCATTCTCGACTACAATCTCGGTCAGGAGAACAGCGAGGAAGTCGCCGCAGAACTGTCGCGCCGCGGCATCCCGTTCTGGCTCGCCACCGGATACGGCGAGATGCGCGATCGGCTGGACGAAATCGGCGCCAGCGGCCTGCTGGTCAAACCGTATGGTCGTGACGAGCTCGTTTCGATCCTCGCCAGCTTCAAGCCGGACGAAGCCGTCGACGCCTAG
- a CDS encoding TonB family protein, which yields MLIRSFAPGAVATVERTVVSAFTVTVTAPEEPEAPEPEGAQGDPGKDAVPKPNTAPTPKVRMKEDKPAPRASSTGPADTSGATDSGSGTGSAGSGSGTGSGNGGNGRGGGMATKPEIISGQLNSARDFPVPPGGREARIGTSVIVKVTVQPNGRATNCSVYRPSPFPDTDQATCRLVMEKLRFKPATNDAGEAIAAPFYYQQRFFN from the coding sequence GTGCTGATACGTAGCTTCGCTCCCGGGGCAGTGGCTACGGTGGAGCGGACAGTCGTGTCGGCATTCACTGTCACGGTGACCGCACCAGAAGAACCGGAAGCTCCCGAACCCGAAGGTGCGCAGGGCGATCCTGGCAAGGATGCCGTTCCCAAGCCGAACACCGCGCCCACGCCCAAGGTACGGATGAAGGAAGACAAGCCCGCCCCGCGCGCATCCTCAACCGGGCCGGCCGACACGTCGGGCGCTACAGACAGCGGTTCGGGAACCGGGTCGGCCGGGTCGGGCAGCGGAACGGGAAGCGGTAATGGTGGCAACGGGCGCGGCGGAGGCATGGCGACCAAGCCCGAGATAATTTCGGGACAGCTCAACTCGGCGCGCGACTTCCCTGTACCGCCCGGAGGTCGCGAGGCGCGGATCGGCACATCGGTCATCGTCAAGGTGACCGTGCAGCCCAACGGCCGCGCCACCAATTGCTCGGTCTACCGGCCCAGTCCGTTCCCGGACACGGATCAGGCCACCTGCCGGCTGGTGATGGAGAAGTTGCGCTTCAAGCCAGCAACCAACGATGCCGGCGAAGCCATTGCCGCGCCGTTCTATTACCAGCAGCGCTTCTTCAACTAG
- a CDS encoding MASE1 domain-containing protein, producing the protein MTVSTGLQPTLPAKRRQDLRQIAIAGVACIGFTAFAYFSIDLTRSGGRIASIWLPNALAVAFLLRFRMGTEWAILVAMGAGNVAANLLQGDDLGHALMLSSANLLEIVIATRLSRHRCKGAPQMDDTGDLLRFSLAVGLVAPVSSALVASLALAESVAELEAIYLKWAIADALSLLIIAPSCMIAIDAIRNRRRPTRQELGEWLVLSVFGTSVTLVIFLQNAYPLLFLVPPVVVAHAFRLGLLGTAFSTMKVAIIAMVCTELGRGPINLLAYDRSEQLLVLEAFLASAIVVGLPVAAILATRKRMTDALITQRSELALLAENVTDAILRYDEHGLCTYASPSTLNVLGMPPEKFVGLSPSERLHPDSYDSIRSVEERLLSGASPKERFTYRRYLDAPDGSPVFIEADCAVATNARTGARDGIVVSARDVTPRVELEQRLKRAMRHAENAARAKAQFLANMSHEIRTPMNGVLGFAELLQRQGLEGDAGRYARLIERSGRSMMMLLNDILDISKIESGKLVVSSESILLSQLAADCVELHATQAERKGINLDLVLDGDLPRHIESDPLRLRQILLNLIGNAIKFTETGTIIVSVMREGKRLSLSVEDSGIGIDEARLETIFDPFVQAEGDTTRRFGGTGLGLSISRQLAQLLGGTLSVDSMPGVGSRFALRIPIVEPDIAAASPEEGGQSKVSAPPGGRVLLAEDHDVNRMLVTAMLEELGQEVEVVHDGVSAIEAIFDAQAGGSMYDLVLMDIQMPGCDGYAATRTVRAGGIGPDQLPIVALTANAYPEDIAAAQDAGMQAHLAKPLVFEDLAAALARWLPVRIIDDAREPPRIPARKPASTAPELNDRWALRRSEAIEAVSNAVRCGTMDGEGIEDLARTVHKLAGTAGMFGEEELGVRAAALERALRSSVEPEVRQRLAEELLQAA; encoded by the coding sequence ATGACGGTATCGACCGGATTGCAACCCACCCTCCCTGCCAAGCGCAGGCAGGACCTGCGGCAAATCGCGATAGCGGGAGTTGCCTGCATCGGCTTCACGGCTTTCGCCTATTTCAGCATCGACCTGACGCGGAGCGGTGGGCGGATCGCGTCGATCTGGTTGCCGAATGCCCTCGCAGTTGCCTTCCTCCTGCGGTTTCGGATGGGAACGGAGTGGGCCATATTGGTTGCGATGGGAGCAGGGAATGTCGCTGCCAATCTGCTGCAAGGTGACGACCTTGGTCACGCGCTGATGCTGTCGAGCGCCAACCTGCTTGAGATCGTGATCGCGACGCGCCTGTCGCGCCATAGGTGCAAGGGGGCACCACAAATGGACGACACCGGGGACCTGCTCAGGTTCAGCCTGGCTGTCGGTCTCGTCGCACCTGTATCGTCGGCACTTGTCGCCTCTCTAGCGCTTGCGGAAAGCGTGGCGGAATTGGAGGCCATTTACCTGAAATGGGCCATCGCCGATGCCCTGAGCCTGCTGATCATCGCGCCAAGTTGCATGATTGCAATCGATGCCATCCGGAACCGGCGGCGGCCGACGCGACAGGAACTTGGCGAATGGCTGGTGCTGTCGGTGTTCGGCACGAGTGTGACCTTGGTCATCTTCCTGCAGAACGCTTACCCTCTGCTGTTCCTCGTGCCCCCAGTGGTCGTGGCGCACGCCTTCAGGCTTGGTCTCCTGGGGACCGCCTTTTCGACGATGAAGGTTGCCATCATCGCGATGGTCTGCACGGAATTGGGCAGGGGTCCGATCAATCTGCTCGCCTACGATAGGAGCGAGCAGCTGTTGGTGCTGGAAGCCTTCCTCGCCTCGGCAATCGTTGTCGGCCTCCCGGTTGCCGCAATCCTGGCGACAAGGAAGAGGATGACCGATGCTCTGATCACGCAAAGGTCCGAACTGGCTCTGCTTGCCGAAAACGTCACCGACGCCATTCTGAGATACGACGAGCACGGGCTTTGCACCTATGCTTCGCCCTCGACCCTCAACGTGCTGGGAATGCCGCCCGAAAAGTTCGTCGGCCTTTCTCCGAGCGAGCGGCTGCACCCGGATTCGTACGACAGCATACGTTCGGTCGAGGAGCGGTTGCTGTCGGGAGCCAGCCCCAAGGAGCGTTTCACATACCGCCGCTATCTCGATGCGCCAGACGGCTCGCCCGTTTTCATCGAAGCCGACTGCGCCGTCGCGACCAATGCGCGTACGGGCGCTCGCGACGGAATCGTAGTTTCGGCTCGCGATGTCACGCCCAGGGTCGAGCTCGAGCAACGCTTGAAACGCGCCATGCGCCACGCCGAAAATGCGGCACGGGCCAAGGCCCAATTCCTTGCGAACATGAGCCACGAGATTCGCACGCCGATGAACGGTGTGCTGGGCTTTGCGGAACTGCTGCAGCGGCAGGGCCTTGAAGGCGATGCGGGACGCTATGCCAGACTCATCGAACGGTCGGGTCGTTCGATGATGATGCTGCTGAACGACATCCTCGACATCTCGAAGATCGAATCGGGGAAACTGGTCGTTTCGTCAGAATCGATACTGCTGAGCCAGCTGGCGGCGGACTGTGTCGAGCTCCATGCTACGCAAGCCGAGCGCAAGGGGATCAATCTCGACCTCGTCTTGGACGGGGATCTCCCGCGCCACATCGAAAGCGATCCCCTTCGCCTGCGCCAGATCCTCCTCAACCTGATCGGAAATGCGATCAAGTTTACGGAGACCGGGACGATCATCGTTTCCGTCATGCGTGAAGGGAAGCGGTTGTCCCTTTCCGTGGAAGACAGCGGGATCGGGATCGACGAAGCACGGCTGGAGACAATCTTCGATCCGTTCGTCCAGGCCGAGGGTGACACGACACGCCGGTTCGGAGGCACGGGCCTCGGGCTCAGCATCTCGCGCCAGCTTGCGCAGCTGCTCGGCGGCACCCTCTCCGTCGATTCCATGCCTGGGGTCGGATCCCGCTTCGCCTTGCGCATCCCCATCGTGGAGCCCGACATTGCCGCCGCCTCGCCTGAGGAAGGCGGGCAATCGAAAGTGAGTGCTCCCCCGGGCGGACGCGTACTCCTGGCCGAGGATCACGACGTGAACCGCATGCTCGTGACCGCGATGCTCGAGGAGCTCGGCCAGGAAGTGGAAGTGGTACACGATGGGGTTTCTGCCATCGAGGCCATCTTCGACGCCCAGGCTGGCGGGAGCATGTACGACCTCGTGCTGATGGATATCCAGATGCCGGGCTGCGACGGCTATGCCGCCACGAGAACAGTGCGGGCCGGGGGAATTGGGCCAGACCAGCTCCCGATCGTGGCACTGACAGCCAATGCCTATCCCGAGGATATCGCCGCTGCCCAGGACGCGGGAATGCAGGCACATCTTGCAAAACCGCTGGTGTTCGAGGACCTTGCGGCTGCGTTGGCGCGATGGCTGCCGGTGCGGATTATCGACGATGCGCGCGAGCCACCCCGCATACCGGCACGCAAGCCGGCTTCCACCGCCCCTGAACTCAACGATCGCTGGGCCCTTCGACGCAGCGAAGCCATCGAGGCTGTGTCCAATGCAGTCCGCTGCGGGACAATGGATGGTGAAGGGATCGAGGACCTGGCGCGCACGGTCCACAAGCTTGCCGGGACTGCGGGCATGTTCGGCGAGGAAGAACTGGGCGTCCGTGCCGCGGCTCTTGAGCGCGCCCTGCGCTCGAGCGTCGAACCCGAAGTCCGCCAGCGCCTCGCCGAGGAATTGCTGCAGGCAGCCTAG